A section of the Methanoregula formicica SMSP genome encodes:
- a CDS encoding response regulator has protein sequence MAGNGKPSVFIVEDESVVALDIRDVLTGFGYRVEGIAKTGEDALKRIPASLPDIVLMDIHLAGEMDGIDTADRIHSEYHIPVIFLTAYADEALIERAKQTLPFGYIIKPFGERELHSAIEVAIYKSGMEKRLKESEEKFRTLFDCIPDALCYCRMIRSEDGTLTNLEVITANPEFQAMAQTPALTGARFSQIPFLTGDSSGRFLLLCRRVAKTGVPESIDGLKGHQNLWLRAHISAYDPDHVVAIFVDVTELKMAAEALRLSNHKLNLLSSITRHDIRNQIQALYGYFGILMIKLEGTPWLEYILKGAQVVDTIERQISFTKEYEGLGRQNPAWQSVARSIEGTVGSLPMREIQVTLKTGGLEIFTDPLFDKVFYNLIDNALRYGGEKMTEIRIFCQESKEGLVIVVEDDGTGIAGEDKIRLFTKGFGKNTGLGLFLSREILAITGITITENGEPGKGARFEIHVPPDGYRFT, from the coding sequence ATGGCGGGAAACGGAAAACCATCGGTCTTCATTGTCGAAGACGAATCTGTTGTCGCCCTGGACATACGGGATGTCCTGACCGGTTTTGGTTACCGTGTGGAAGGGATTGCAAAAACCGGGGAGGATGCACTGAAGAGGATTCCGGCTTCCCTTCCTGATATTGTCCTCATGGACATCCATCTTGCGGGGGAGATGGACGGGATCGATACCGCAGACCGGATACATTCTGAGTATCATATTCCGGTGATCTTCCTCACTGCGTATGCTGACGAAGCCCTGATTGAACGGGCAAAACAGACGCTGCCCTTTGGCTACATCATCAAACCATTCGGGGAACGCGAACTCCACTCTGCTATCGAGGTTGCAATCTACAAATCCGGGATGGAGAAGCGCTTGAAAGAGAGCGAGGAGAAATTCCGGACGCTTTTTGATTGTATCCCCGACGCGCTCTGTTACTGCCGCATGATCCGCAGTGAAGACGGAACACTGACCAATCTGGAGGTCATTACCGCAAACCCGGAATTCCAGGCCATGGCACAAACTCCGGCGCTTACCGGGGCACGGTTTTCCCAAATCCCGTTTTTAACCGGCGACTCTTCCGGCAGGTTTCTCCTGCTGTGCCGGCGCGTTGCAAAGACCGGGGTCCCGGAATCGATCGACGGGCTCAAGGGACACCAGAACCTCTGGTTGCGGGCGCATATTTCCGCCTATGATCCCGATCATGTTGTCGCGATCTTCGTGGATGTCACGGAACTGAAGATGGCAGCCGAGGCTCTCCGGCTCTCCAACCACAAACTGAACCTCCTCTCAAGCATCACGCGGCACGATATCCGCAACCAGATCCAGGCGCTCTACGGGTATTTCGGAATATTGATGATCAAACTCGAAGGGACACCCTGGCTCGAGTACATTCTCAAGGGTGCGCAGGTTGTCGATACCATCGAGCGACAGATCAGCTTCACCAAAGAGTACGAGGGCCTCGGGCGGCAGAACCCGGCCTGGCAGTCCGTTGCCCGGAGTATCGAGGGCACGGTAGGATCCCTGCCGATGAGGGAGATTCAGGTTACGCTCAAGACCGGCGGCCTGGAAATTTTTACCGACCCGCTTTTTGACAAGGTCTTTTACAATCTCATCGACAATGCCCTCCGGTATGGCGGCGAGAAGATGACGGAGATCCGGATTTTTTGCCAGGAGAGCAAAGAGGGACTTGTCATTGTGGTGGAGGATGACGGAACCGGCATTGCAGGGGAAGACAAGATCCGGTTGTTCACGAAAGGATTCGGGAAAAACACCGGCCTCGGGCTCTTCCTCTCCCGGGAGATCCTCGCGATCACCGGTATAACAATTACCGAGAATGGCGAGCCGGGAAAAGGGGCGCGGTTTGAGATCCACGTACCGCCCGACGGGTACCGGTTTACCTGA
- a CDS encoding esterase/lipase family protein — translation MKNEEHSGRIPAVLVHGWNSHPGIWNRLLPRLQEALIPAWVFDHTGLADRSIPEIAAAIGDFVQGKRDETGYYGNVDVVCHSVGTCIARYYLEVIDGERMTAHVRQLIGLGPPNNGSAMAELFFDPVQGAEIINRLTGVFVPPGYDPSSDRIVHDVRPGSAVMHNLRNAGIRQDMAYHIIVTGNPGESPDFFPLFHGATWEREEGGRYRPTFHGDGLVTHSESALPGISLDIITAGPGTDEESLPPGQFCHIHLPRNPVVMERVLGYLTLPADRT, via the coding sequence ATGAAGAACGAGGAGCATTCCGGCAGGATTCCGGCAGTCCTGGTCCACGGGTGGAACAGCCACCCGGGGATCTGGAACCGACTCTTGCCGCGGTTACAGGAAGCATTGATACCTGCGTGGGTGTTTGACCATACCGGCCTTGCCGACAGGAGCATACCGGAGATCGCAGCCGCGATCGGGGATTTTGTTCAGGGCAAGCGGGATGAGACCGGCTATTACGGGAACGTCGATGTTGTCTGCCATTCGGTCGGGACCTGCATTGCCCGCTATTACCTGGAGGTGATTGACGGGGAGAGGATGACTGCCCACGTCCGGCAGCTCATCGGCCTTGGCCCGCCCAACAACGGCTCCGCCATGGCCGAACTCTTCTTTGACCCGGTACAGGGCGCAGAGATCATCAACCGGCTCACGGGCGTATTCGTCCCCCCCGGATACGATCCCTCCTCTGACCGGATCGTGCACGATGTGCGGCCGGGAAGTGCGGTCATGCACAACCTCAGGAACGCAGGCATCCGCCAGGACATGGCCTACCATATCATCGTCACCGGAAATCCGGGGGAATCACCGGACTTCTTCCCCCTGTTCCACGGCGCAACCTGGGAGCGGGAAGAAGGCGGCAGGTATCGTCCCACCTTCCATGGCGACGGGCTTGTCACGCACAGCGAATCTGCCCTCCCGGGCATCTCGCTCGACATCATCACGGCAGGGCCCGGCACGGACGAGGAATCCCTGCCGCCCGGACAGTTCTGCCACATCCACCTGCCGCGAAACCCGGTGGTCATGGAACGCGTCCTTGGGTATCTCACGCTTCCGGCTGACCGTACCTGA
- the rbcL gene encoding type III ribulose-bisphosphate carboxylase: protein MAIDWYKEFVDLKYEPAKDDLVCLFYFEPAAGVSGREAAGRIASESSTGTWTTLFSMPPRMKALQATAFHIEGNVVKIAYPIELWEEGNTVQLMSGIAGNIFGMKAVRNLRLIDVALPPAYLKHFQGPHFGNDGIRKMMGIQKRPLTGAVPKPKIGFSAKEHADIGYETWMGGFDFVKDDENLTSTSFNKFEDRVKYMTKLRDKAEKETGEKKSAFLNITADVETMKKRADLLAANGWNYCMIDVVVAGTAAVMTMRDYCSDLGLAIHAHRAMHAALDRNRKHGISMQFLAKIMRLIGVSQIHTGTAVGKLTGSRKESLALANLLREKKTAAVEGMLLEQDWGKIKSAFPVSSGGLHPGLVPDVMDIYGPEMVLLVSGGIHGHPKGTRAGAKATMQAMEAWQEGVSLEEKAKKAKELKEALGKWGHYKPI from the coding sequence ATGGCGATTGACTGGTACAAGGAATTCGTTGACCTGAAGTACGAACCGGCAAAAGATGACCTCGTCTGCCTCTTCTATTTCGAGCCCGCGGCGGGTGTCAGCGGCAGGGAAGCCGCCGGCCGGATCGCATCAGAGAGTTCGACCGGCACGTGGACAACGCTCTTCTCCATGCCCCCCCGGATGAAGGCCCTGCAGGCAACGGCGTTCCACATTGAGGGAAATGTCGTGAAGATCGCATATCCCATCGAGCTCTGGGAAGAGGGCAACACGGTCCAGCTGATGAGCGGGATCGCGGGCAACATCTTCGGGATGAAAGCGGTGAGGAACCTGCGCCTTATCGATGTCGCGCTTCCCCCGGCATACCTGAAGCATTTCCAGGGCCCGCACTTCGGGAACGACGGGATCCGGAAGATGATGGGGATACAAAAGCGCCCCCTCACCGGCGCTGTGCCCAAGCCGAAGATCGGGTTCTCGGCAAAGGAGCATGCCGATATCGGGTACGAGACCTGGATGGGCGGCTTCGATTTCGTCAAGGATGACGAGAACCTCACCTCCACCTCGTTCAACAAATTCGAGGACCGGGTGAAGTATATGACAAAACTCCGGGACAAGGCGGAAAAAGAGACCGGTGAGAAGAAGTCCGCGTTCTTAAATATAACAGCCGACGTCGAAACAATGAAGAAGCGGGCCGACCTCCTTGCTGCTAATGGCTGGAACTACTGCATGATCGATGTCGTGGTTGCCGGTACCGCGGCTGTCATGACCATGCGGGACTACTGTTCTGATCTCGGCCTTGCCATCCACGCCCACCGCGCCATGCATGCTGCGCTCGACCGGAACCGGAAGCATGGGATCAGCATGCAGTTCCTGGCAAAGATCATGCGGCTTATCGGGGTCTCACAGATCCACACCGGTACCGCGGTCGGGAAGCTGACCGGCTCCCGCAAGGAGTCGCTCGCGCTCGCGAACCTGCTGCGCGAAAAGAAGACCGCGGCAGTTGAGGGAATGCTGCTCGAACAGGACTGGGGCAAGATCAAATCAGCGTTCCCGGTCTCGTCAGGCGGCCTGCATCCGGGCCTGGTGCCGGACGTGATGGATATCTACGGCCCCGAGATGGTCCTGCTCGTCTCCGGCGGGATCCACGGCCACCCGAAGGGGACAAGGGCCGGCGCGAAGGCGACCATGCAGGCAATGGAGGCATGGCAGGAAGGAGTATCCCTTGAGGAGAAGGCAAAGAAGGCAAAAGAGCTCAAAGAGGCCCTCGGCAAGTGGGGCCACTATAAACCCATCTGA
- the ercA gene encoding alcohol dehydrogenase-like regulatory protein ErcA, producing the protein MTKEQFELRKFVAPEFVIGSDARFLTGRYAKNFGAQNVLVVTGPHIIDAGWVKDVTASLEEDDIAFTVFSGVTPNPRDSEVMAGANVYDEAGCDAIVAVGGGSPIDCAKGIGIVSSNKRTILDFEGVDQIRVPPPPMICIPTTAGTGADVSQFAIINDTQRKVKIAIISKMIVPDIALVDPEPLSSLSPELTAHTGMDAFTHSVEAFVSNASSPVTDVHAFESIQLMTGFLLKAYQNPENLEYRYQTMLGSLGAGLAFSNASLGAVHAMAHSLGGFSDLPHGECNSLLLEHVMAFNYDSCPERYETVGKAMGLDLASPSPAERKDRIIGSVRNLREALGITDTLGDLGVTKADIPQLAKNALHDPCMATNPRQPAATDIERIYEEAL; encoded by the coding sequence ATGACGAAAGAACAATTCGAACTCAGGAAATTCGTTGCACCGGAGTTTGTGATCGGCTCCGATGCCCGTTTCCTCACCGGGAGGTATGCGAAGAACTTCGGCGCCCAAAACGTGCTCGTCGTCACCGGCCCGCATATCATCGACGCCGGCTGGGTAAAGGACGTAACGGCAAGTCTTGAAGAGGATGATATCGCGTTCACGGTCTTTTCCGGGGTTACCCCGAACCCCCGGGACTCCGAGGTCATGGCGGGGGCAAACGTCTATGACGAAGCCGGCTGCGATGCCATCGTTGCCGTGGGCGGGGGCAGCCCGATCGACTGCGCCAAGGGTATCGGTATTGTCTCCTCCAATAAAAGAACCATCCTGGACTTCGAAGGCGTGGACCAGATACGGGTCCCCCCGCCACCCATGATCTGCATCCCGACAACAGCCGGGACGGGTGCGGATGTTTCGCAGTTCGCCATCATCAACGACACGCAGCGGAAGGTGAAGATCGCCATCATCAGCAAGATGATCGTCCCGGACATTGCTCTCGTTGATCCCGAACCGCTCTCCTCCCTCTCACCGGAACTTACTGCCCATACCGGTATGGACGCGTTCACCCATAGCGTGGAGGCCTTTGTTTCGAATGCCAGTTCCCCGGTTACGGATGTCCATGCGTTTGAGTCCATCCAGCTTATGACCGGGTTTCTCCTGAAAGCATATCAGAACCCGGAGAATCTCGAATACCGCTACCAGACCATGCTCGGAAGCCTTGGCGCAGGCCTTGCGTTCTCGAACGCGAGCCTCGGCGCAGTCCATGCCATGGCGCACAGCCTCGGCGGCTTCTCGGATCTCCCGCACGGGGAATGCAATTCCCTGCTGCTCGAACACGTGATGGCATTCAACTACGACTCCTGCCCGGAACGCTACGAGACGGTAGGGAAGGCGATGGGCCTCGACCTTGCTTCTCCTTCACCTGCGGAGAGAAAAGATCGGATCATTGGATCGGTCAGGAACCTGCGTGAAGCGTTGGGTATCACCGACACGCTCGGGGACCTCGGGGTGACAAAGGCGGACATCCCGCAACTGGCGAAAAACGCCCTTCACGATCCCTGCATGGCAACCAACCCGCGACAACCCGCTGCGACAGATATTGAACGGATCTATGAAGAAGCACTCTGA
- a CDS encoding PAS domain S-box protein codes for MKKHSDSRTDWQVQRDRIIGLGESSLRKSYYPELREKIAELEKKNRELHEAYELLASNEEELRQNYDELSRREQEIRSAKHYLEAIYEGSPDMIFVHSSDGHIIDVNENVLSAFAVSREELLSAVPSDMSGKGYTNEMALGYFQAALKTGKTEFEWVGKRKNGEEFPLDIRLRRIDHVRDDGTIEPRVLAILRDISEAKMAERALDQARKKLKLLNTVIFQDIQSTVFALSAYIQLSGSSRDGSKVTAYLDKEAFLISKIVSSLNFTKNYQDLGMQPPKWQNVGQVFLYAISHLDSLKIGRRMEVEGLEIYADLLLEKVFFNLVENRFVHGQGVTEIALTYRESVNGMTIVLTDNGVGIESEQKSRIFEQGGGKSSGLGLFLAREILSITGITITETGEAGKGVRFELLVPKGAYRFADPPQKTV; via the coding sequence ATGAAGAAGCACTCTGATTCAAGGACAGACTGGCAGGTCCAGCGCGACCGGATCATCGGCCTTGGTGAGTCATCCCTCCGGAAGAGTTACTATCCCGAACTGCGGGAAAAAATTGCCGAACTCGAAAAAAAGAACAGGGAGCTTCACGAGGCCTACGAGCTGCTGGCATCAAACGAGGAAGAACTCCGGCAGAACTATGATGAACTGAGCCGAAGGGAGCAGGAGATCCGGAGCGCAAAGCACTACCTGGAAGCGATCTACGAGGGATCGCCGGATATGATCTTCGTCCACTCTTCGGATGGCCATATCATCGATGTGAACGAGAATGTCCTTTCAGCCTTCGCTGTCTCCCGCGAGGAGCTCCTCTCTGCGGTACCATCGGACATGAGCGGGAAGGGGTATACCAACGAGATGGCGCTGGGCTACTTCCAGGCTGCGCTGAAAACCGGTAAGACGGAGTTCGAATGGGTGGGGAAAAGAAAGAACGGCGAGGAGTTCCCGCTCGATATCCGGCTCCGCCGGATCGATCACGTGCGCGATGACGGGACGATCGAGCCAAGGGTTCTTGCAATCCTCCGCGATATCAGCGAGGCCAAGATGGCAGAGCGGGCACTGGACCAGGCACGGAAGAAACTGAAGCTTTTAAACACCGTCATCTTTCAGGATATCCAGTCAACCGTCTTTGCCCTTTCCGCCTATATCCAGCTCTCGGGAAGCAGCCGCGACGGGTCAAAGGTTACAGCCTACCTGGACAAGGAAGCCTTCCTCATCAGCAAGATCGTCAGCTCGCTGAACTTTACGAAGAACTACCAGGACCTAGGGATGCAGCCCCCCAAGTGGCAGAATGTTGGTCAGGTCTTCCTGTACGCGATCTCCCACCTTGATTCCCTGAAGATCGGGCGCCGCATGGAGGTCGAAGGACTCGAGATCTATGCTGACCTGCTTTTGGAGAAGGTCTTCTTCAACCTGGTTGAGAACCGTTTCGTCCACGGCCAGGGAGTTACCGAGATCGCGCTCACGTACCGCGAGTCCGTGAACGGAATGACGATTGTCCTGACCGACAATGGTGTCGGGATCGAGAGTGAACAGAAATCCAGGATTTTTGAGCAGGGCGGAGGAAAGAGCAGCGGCCTTGGCCTCTTTCTGGCACGCGAGATCCTCTCCATCACCGGGATCACCATCACGGAGACCGGTGAAGCGGGAAAAGGCGTGCGGTTTGAGCTGCTGGTACCAAAAGGGGCGTACCGTTTCGCAGATCCGCCACAAAAAACCGTGTAA
- a CDS encoding acyl-CoA thioesterase family protein, which translates to MPGKQDCLQCGKCCEKWGWDQKGIPEDLVPWIAEGRSDILRHVGITFADGRHSTAENLAAADLPCVTRIDYWVSPKGKKLTHCPFFFRAGDGKVYCRIHMTKPAVCIGFTPWNEAIRDYALSCPACRNTVP; encoded by the coding sequence ATGCCGGGGAAGCAGGACTGCCTGCAGTGCGGAAAGTGCTGCGAGAAGTGGGGGTGGGACCAGAAAGGGATACCGGAGGATCTCGTGCCGTGGATCGCGGAGGGACGGAGCGATATCCTGCGGCATGTGGGGATCACCTTTGCAGATGGACGGCATTCAACTGCAGAGAACCTTGCGGCAGCTGACCTCCCCTGTGTCACCCGAATCGATTACTGGGTCAGCCCCAAAGGAAAGAAACTCACGCACTGTCCGTTCTTCTTCCGGGCCGGTGACGGGAAGGTGTACTGCCGCATCCACATGACAAAACCAGCGGTCTGTATTGGTTTTACTCCGTGGAATGAAGCGATCCGCGACTATGCCCTGAGCTGCCCGGCCTGCCGGAATACTGTGCCGTAA